A portion of the Pseudoxanthomonas sp. JBR18 genome contains these proteins:
- the rpoZ gene encoding DNA-directed RNA polymerase subunit omega: MARITVEDCLEVVDNRFELVMMAAKRARQLANGVEATLDNETEDKPTVLALREIAARKVDNELIDRVEKAERERAEREALEWAAAEVVADEDMSKGDD; this comes from the coding sequence ATGGCCCGCATCACCGTAGAAGATTGCCTGGAAGTCGTCGACAACCGTTTCGAGCTGGTCATGATGGCCGCCAAGCGCGCGCGTCAGCTGGCCAACGGCGTTGAAGCCACCTTGGACAACGAGACCGAAGACAAGCCGACCGTCCTGGCGCTGCGCGAGATCGCCGCGCGCAAGGTCGACAACGAGCTGATCGACCGCGTCGAGAAGGCCGAGCGCGAGCGTGCCGAGCGCGAAGCCCTGGAATGGGCCGCCGCCGAGGTCGTGGCCGACGAAGACATGTCCAAGGGCGACGACTGA
- a CDS encoding macro domain-containing protein: MDLELRALDAGMVEAWRAVFQAPVRVEQGDILAARADAIVSPANSFGYMDGGIDLHYVNAFGWELQDRLQACIAEAHAGELVVGQAVVVETGHAGIPFMVSAPTMRVPSRIAGTVNVYLAFRAALLAVQRHNDRGGSPPIQSLLCPALGAGIGAMPVARVARQMWAAWEEVVLGQDDWRQSPHGILSRQAFLLE, translated from the coding sequence ATGGATCTTGAACTGCGCGCTCTGGATGCAGGCATGGTCGAGGCTTGGCGTGCGGTCTTTCAGGCGCCGGTCCGGGTCGAGCAGGGCGACATCCTCGCCGCGCGGGCGGATGCGATCGTCAGTCCGGCGAACAGCTTCGGTTACATGGATGGCGGCATCGACCTGCACTACGTCAATGCCTTCGGTTGGGAGCTCCAAGACCGGCTGCAGGCCTGCATCGCCGAGGCGCATGCGGGCGAGCTGGTTGTAGGGCAAGCCGTGGTGGTGGAGACCGGCCATGCAGGCATTCCGTTTATGGTGAGCGCGCCGACCATGCGCGTTCCATCGCGGATCGCTGGCACGGTCAATGTCTATCTCGCGTTCCGTGCCGCTTTGCTGGCCGTACAGCGCCACAACGACCGTGGTGGTTCGCCGCCAATCCAGTCATTGCTATGCCCGGCACTCGGTGCGGGGATTGGCGCGATGCCGGTCGCGCGCGTGGCCCGACAGATGTGGGCCGCCTGGGAAGAAGTTGTGCTCGGACAGGATGATTGGCGTCAGTCTCCCCACGGCATCCTGTCTCGGCAGGCCTTTCTCCTGGAGTGA
- the gmk gene encoding guanylate kinase, producing the protein MRGTLYIVAAPSGAGKSSIVNATLARDPRISLSISFTSRAARPGERHAQHYHFVSAEEFQRMIEAGDFFEYARVHGDWKGSARQSVEPQLAAGQDVLLEIDWQGARQVREKVPEAVSVFILPPSRDALEERMRKRGQDSEAVIAQRLAAAREEMSHYGEFDYVIVNEVFDQAVDEMCAIFTASRLRRERQTAAHRALIDALLAD; encoded by the coding sequence ATGCGCGGCACCCTGTATATCGTCGCGGCCCCGTCGGGCGCCGGAAAGAGCAGCATCGTCAACGCCACGCTGGCACGCGATCCGCGCATCAGCCTGTCGATCTCCTTTACCTCGCGTGCGGCGCGCCCGGGTGAGCGCCACGCCCAGCACTATCACTTCGTCAGTGCCGAGGAGTTCCAGCGCATGATCGAGGCGGGCGACTTCTTCGAGTACGCGCGCGTGCATGGCGACTGGAAGGGCAGTGCGCGCCAGTCGGTCGAGCCGCAGCTGGCCGCCGGCCAGGACGTGTTGCTGGAGATCGACTGGCAGGGCGCGCGCCAGGTGCGCGAGAAGGTGCCCGAGGCGGTGAGCGTGTTCATCCTGCCGCCCTCGCGCGATGCGCTGGAAGAGCGCATGCGCAAGCGCGGGCAGGACAGCGAAGCGGTCATTGCCCAGCGCCTGGCCGCCGCGCGCGAGGAGATGTCCCATTACGGCGAGTTCGACTACGTGATCGTCAACGAGGTGTTCGACCAGGCCGTGGACGAGATGTGCGCGATCTTCACCGCCAGCCGCCTGCGTCGCGAACGCCAGACCGCCGCACATCGCGCCCTGATCGACGCGCTGCTGGCAGACTGA
- a CDS encoding YicC/YloC family endoribonuclease — protein sequence MIRSMTAYATVEHQVEGATLGAELRSVNHRFLELSLRLPEELRALEPALRERVAARVARGKLDLVVRLRVAEGDEGLHLDQARIQTLAQAGQTLGMHFPGLSTSLTELLQFPGVVRSRAIDPEALQAAALTLMEALLDQFVAAREREGDKLAQAIAERVDGVEAHAAEARTLIPQIRAGQRQKLEARLADLAQPADPGRLEQELVLSLQKLDVDEELDRLGSHIKEIRRVLKADGAVGRRLDFLLQEFNREANTLGSKSVDVRTTNIAVELKVLIDQIREQVQNLE from the coding sequence GCTTCCTGGAGCTGAGCCTGCGCCTGCCCGAGGAGCTGCGCGCGCTGGAGCCGGCGTTGCGCGAGCGTGTGGCCGCGCGTGTGGCCCGCGGCAAGCTGGACCTGGTGGTGCGCCTGCGGGTGGCCGAAGGCGACGAGGGCCTGCACCTGGACCAGGCGCGGATCCAGACCCTGGCCCAGGCTGGGCAGACCCTGGGCATGCACTTCCCGGGCCTGAGCACCAGCCTGACCGAACTGCTGCAGTTTCCCGGCGTGGTGCGCAGCCGTGCGATCGATCCCGAAGCCCTGCAGGCGGCCGCGCTGACGCTGATGGAGGCGTTGCTGGATCAGTTCGTCGCCGCACGCGAGCGCGAAGGCGACAAGCTGGCCCAGGCCATCGCCGAGCGTGTCGATGGCGTGGAAGCCCACGCCGCCGAGGCCCGCACCCTGATCCCGCAGATCCGCGCCGGCCAGCGCCAGAAACTGGAAGCGCGCCTGGCCGACCTGGCCCAGCCGGCCGATCCCGGACGCCTGGAGCAGGAACTGGTGCTGTCCCTGCAGAAGCTGGACGTGGACGAGGAACTGGATCGCCTGGGCAGCCACATCAAGGAAATCCGCCGCGTGCTCAAGGCCGATGGTGCGGTCGGTCGGCGCCTGGACTTCCTGCTGCAGGAGTTCAACCGCGAAGCCAACACCCTGGGTTCCAAGTCGGTGGACGTGCGCACCACCAACATCGCCGTGGAGCTGAAGGTGCTGATCGACCAGATCCGCGAGCAGGTGCAGAACCTGGAGTGA